From the genome of Kaistella daneshvariae, one region includes:
- a CDS encoding penicillin-binding transpeptidase domain-containing protein, translating to MAVQNEYEKKRSKTLRWGYLFTGFAFILFVVFLARILVLQNSNVQEIKDDYINNNYREATLQAARGNLFASDGSILATTVMRYDVYIDFKIIKDTVYSNNIGALTDSLSTMFGKPRSYFRDRFDQQKAAQNQYYALVKGLDFDDYDRIRKFPIFKKGKNRGGFIVDRKYKRELATTQIGAGTIGMDNGATKSGLEGAFSKYLTGTDGTRLEQRVNSSQWKPIDYWKVKEPVDGQDVYTTIDIRIQDIAHSALEKQLIEFDADHGSVVVMEVSTGKVKAMVNLRRTEPEIYVDAYNYALKDATEPGSTFKTVSLLAAMDDGFIDENTTVDVGNGVWTYGKQRISDGHGGGIYEIADVLAKSSNVGSAKLITKFYADKPEVFLDHLRRWKMFEKLDIELPGVTKPYIVTPKESRWNSATLASLSYGYSSRFNLLQLTTFYNGIANNGKMLKPLFIEKILKDGQVLYEASPQVMVKKMASEKAINLMTAALTKAVEKGTARSIFTPNLKMAGKTGTARFEYWKPGPAKYQASFAGFYPSDNPKYTCIVMINQPDKSKSYYGSTVAAPVFKEIAGKTFLKTPQNIEQEMLVDKKVDLSKMFKPTIKLAAKSNTMPKVTGLIGKNIIPQLENQGYRVDYQGVGKITEQFPLEGTFIKKNQKIYLTLQN from the coding sequence ATGGCGGTGCAAAATGAATATGAAAAAAAACGTTCGAAGACGTTGCGCTGGGGCTACCTTTTTACAGGGTTTGCCTTTATTTTGTTTGTCGTTTTTCTGGCCAGAATTTTAGTTTTACAAAACTCCAACGTCCAGGAAATTAAGGACGATTACATCAATAATAACTACCGCGAAGCTACTTTGCAGGCAGCGCGCGGCAATTTGTTCGCCTCAGATGGTTCTATTTTGGCGACCACTGTAATGCGTTATGACGTTTATATTGATTTTAAAATTATTAAAGACACCGTGTATTCCAACAATATTGGTGCTTTAACAGATTCACTTTCCACGATGTTCGGGAAACCGAGAAGTTATTTCCGCGACCGTTTCGATCAGCAGAAAGCGGCTCAAAACCAATATTATGCCTTGGTAAAAGGTTTAGACTTCGATGATTACGACCGCATCCGCAAGTTCCCGATCTTCAAAAAAGGGAAAAACCGTGGCGGATTTATCGTCGACAGAAAATACAAGCGCGAACTCGCCACAACGCAAATCGGTGCCGGAACAATCGGGATGGATAACGGCGCAACAAAATCCGGGCTCGAAGGCGCTTTTTCAAAATATTTAACCGGAACGGACGGAACGCGTCTGGAACAGCGCGTGAATTCCAGCCAGTGGAAACCTATTGATTACTGGAAGGTTAAAGAACCTGTGGATGGTCAGGATGTTTATACCACCATCGATATCCGTATTCAGGATATCGCACATTCAGCCTTAGAAAAACAGCTTATAGAATTCGACGCTGACCACGGTTCTGTAGTGGTCATGGAAGTTTCCACCGGAAAGGTAAAAGCCATGGTAAATCTTCGACGTACCGAACCGGAAATTTACGTAGATGCCTACAATTATGCACTGAAAGACGCCACAGAACCAGGCTCAACTTTTAAAACCGTTTCGCTTTTGGCGGCCATGGACGATGGTTTTATCGATGAAAATACCACCGTAGATGTCGGAAACGGCGTTTGGACTTACGGCAAACAAAGAATTTCTGACGGTCACGGCGGCGGAATTTATGAAATTGCTGATGTGCTCGCAAAATCCAGCAACGTAGGATCTGCAAAGCTGATTACAAAATTTTATGCCGATAAGCCGGAAGTTTTTTTAGACCACTTACGCCGGTGGAAAATGTTTGAGAAATTAGATATTGAATTACCCGGCGTTACCAAACCTTATATCGTAACACCGAAAGAATCGCGCTGGAATTCTGCAACGCTGGCGTCTTTATCCTACGGATATTCTTCGAGATTTAATTTATTGCAACTGACGACATTTTACAATGGTATCGCCAATAACGGAAAGATGCTGAAACCATTATTTATCGAAAAAATTCTGAAAGACGGCCAGGTTTTATACGAAGCAAGCCCGCAGGTTATGGTGAAAAAAATGGCTTCGGAGAAGGCAATAAATTTAATGACTGCCGCTTTGACAAAAGCCGTAGAAAAAGGAACTGCCCGAAGTATTTTTACACCAAACCTGAAAATGGCCGGAAAAACCGGAACTGCAAGATTTGAATACTGGAAACCGGGACCGGCGAAATATCAGGCGAGTTTTGCAGGTTTTTATCCGTCGGATAACCCTAAATACACGTGTATCGTGATGATCAACCAGCCGGACAAATCTAAAAGTTATTACGGTTCCACCGTGGCCGCGCCGGTATTTAAAGAAATTGCCGGAAAAACTTTCCTAAAAACGCCACAAAATATTGAGCAGGAAATGTTGGTGGATAAAAAAGTAGACCTCAGCAAAATGTTTAAACCAACAATAAAATTGGCGGCAAAAAGCAATACGATGCCGAAGGTTACAGGTTTAATCGGCAAAAATATTATCCCACAGTTAGAAAACCAGGGTTATCGCGTGGATTATCAGGGTGTGGGAAAAATCACAGAACAGTTTCCGCTCGAAGGAACCTTTATCAAAAAAAATCAAAAAATTTACCTCACACTGCAGAATTAA
- a CDS encoding UDP-N-acetylmuramoyl-L-alanyl-D-glutamate--2,6-diaminopimelate ligase, whose protein sequence is MRLEEVLNRVPVLEIFGAKDLNISDLTFDSRKAVENSMYVAVKGTVSDGHNFIAAAIDNGAKAIVCEVLPENLKDGITYISVKNSAKILGLLAANFYGNPSAKLQLIGITGTNGKTSTTTLLFDIFKMLGFKSALISTVEYRIDEEIITSTHTTPDIIRLNQILSKAIYEGCEYAFMEVSSHGIHQYRTEGLQFKIAGFTNITHDHLDYHKTFDEYIKTKKRFFDDLSSDAVAITNIDDKNGLVMLQNTKAEKKTYAMKTMADFHGKITEVDFTGMLLNFNGKEFWTTLTGKFNAYNLLLAYAVAVECGFHPDDILPAISQLTRVKGRFETFKSDGGIFFVVDYAHTPDALENILDSINEIRTKNERLITVFGCGGDRDVAKRPKMGKIATRKSTLAIITSDNPRSEDPAEIIKEIEAGVEPQYFSKYTSIPDRREAIKMAIKFAEPKDIVVVAGKGHESYQEINGVKHHFDDRETILELARLMSK, encoded by the coding sequence ATGAGATTAGAAGAAGTTTTAAACCGCGTTCCCGTTCTTGAAATTTTCGGTGCTAAAGACCTAAATATTTCAGATCTAACATTCGACAGCCGAAAAGCTGTGGAAAATTCAATGTACGTGGCGGTAAAGGGAACGGTTTCGGACGGTCATAATTTCATTGCTGCTGCAATCGATAATGGCGCTAAAGCTATTGTCTGCGAAGTTCTACCTGAAAATCTAAAGGACGGCATCACCTATATTTCGGTGAAAAATTCAGCCAAAATTTTAGGCCTTTTAGCGGCAAATTTTTACGGAAATCCTTCGGCAAAATTACAACTGATCGGCATCACGGGAACCAACGGAAAAACTTCCACCACTACCCTGCTTTTTGATATTTTTAAAATGCTGGGCTTTAAATCCGCTTTAATTTCTACGGTGGAATACCGCATCGATGAGGAAATAATTACATCCACGCATACGACGCCCGATATTATCCGCTTAAACCAGATTTTGTCGAAAGCAATTTATGAAGGTTGTGAATATGCTTTTATGGAAGTTTCATCGCACGGCATTCATCAGTACCGTACCGAAGGTCTTCAATTTAAAATAGCCGGATTTACGAATATTACCCACGATCATCTGGACTATCACAAGACTTTTGACGAATACATTAAAACCAAAAAAAGGTTTTTTGATGACTTGAGTTCCGACGCAGTTGCCATCACCAACATTGATGACAAAAACGGTTTGGTGATGCTTCAAAATACAAAAGCTGAAAAGAAAACGTATGCGATGAAAACAATGGCGGATTTTCACGGAAAAATCACGGAAGTTGATTTTACCGGCATGCTTTTAAATTTCAACGGAAAGGAATTCTGGACCACTTTAACCGGAAAATTTAACGCTTATAATTTATTGCTAGCTTATGCTGTCGCTGTTGAGTGCGGTTTTCATCCGGACGATATTTTACCGGCAATTTCACAGTTGACGCGCGTTAAAGGAAGATTTGAAACTTTTAAATCCGACGGCGGGATTTTCTTCGTGGTGGATTACGCGCACACGCCGGACGCTTTAGAAAATATTCTGGATTCCATCAATGAAATACGCACGAAAAACGAAAGGCTGATTACGGTTTTTGGTTGTGGCGGCGATCGCGATGTTGCTAAAAGACCAAAAATGGGCAAAATAGCAACCAGAAAATCTACGCTGGCAATTATCACGTCGGATAATCCGCGGAGTGAGGATCCTGCTGAAATCATTAAAGAAATTGAAGCCGGTGTAGAGCCGCAGTACTTCAGCAAATACACTTCAATCCCGGACCGTCGCGAAGCGATAAAAATGGCCATCAAATTTGCCGAACCGAAAGATATTGTGGTGGTAGCCGGAAAAGGTCATGAAAGCTATCAGGAAATTAATGGCGTAAAACATCATTTTGATGACCGCGAAACCATTTTGGAACTGGCAAGACTGATGTCTAAATAA
- the mraY gene encoding phospho-N-acetylmuramoyl-pentapeptide-transferase: MLYYLYEYFTAHGIHVPGMGMFKFISFRAGMSVLLSLIIALVFGKKIINYLRKKQMGELVRDLGLEGQKQKEGTPTMGGLIIIFATLIPVLLFTRVLNIYIILLIISVVWMGAIGFIDDYLKKIKKNKDGLSGKFKVIGQVGLGLIVGVTMYFHPDITVKRKFADAKEVNRNNVEANFMPTEKSTFSTVPFVKNNEFDYSGLLFWMTPEDAQEWAWLVFIPIVIFIVTAVSNGANITDGIDGLAAGTSVVILLTLAFFAYLSGNIIFADYLNIMFLPNMGETTIFTLALVGAVIGFFWYNTYPAQVFMGDTGSLMLGGVIAVLAIILRKELLIPVLCGIFLVENLSVMLQVAVFKYRKRKYGLEYAQTHRLFKMSPLHHHYQKEGYHESKIVNRMVIIGVLFAIICLITLKVR; encoded by the coding sequence ATGTTATATTACCTGTACGAATATTTCACCGCCCACGGAATTCACGTTCCGGGAATGGGTATGTTTAAATTCATCTCGTTCCGCGCGGGGATGTCGGTATTATTATCGCTGATTATCGCCTTGGTATTTGGTAAAAAAATCATCAATTACCTCCGAAAAAAACAGATGGGCGAACTGGTGCGCGATTTAGGTTTGGAAGGTCAGAAGCAAAAAGAAGGCACGCCAACCATGGGAGGCTTAATCATTATTTTTGCCACATTAATTCCGGTTTTGCTCTTCACCAGAGTTTTGAATATTTACATCATTTTGCTGATTATTTCCGTGGTTTGGATGGGCGCAATTGGTTTTATTGATGATTATCTGAAAAAAATAAAAAAGAATAAAGACGGCTTGAGCGGTAAATTTAAAGTCATCGGCCAGGTTGGTTTAGGGTTGATTGTTGGTGTTACGATGTATTTTCATCCGGATATTACGGTGAAAAGAAAGTTTGCAGACGCCAAAGAAGTAAACCGCAATAATGTGGAAGCGAACTTTATGCCCACCGAAAAATCCACTTTCTCCACCGTGCCTTTTGTCAAAAACAACGAGTTTGATTACAGTGGACTGCTCTTCTGGATGACACCGGAAGATGCGCAGGAATGGGCGTGGCTCGTATTTATCCCGATCGTTATTTTCATTGTAACAGCTGTATCCAACGGCGCCAACATTACCGATGGAATTGATGGACTTGCGGCGGGAACCAGCGTCGTCATTCTGCTCACACTCGCATTTTTTGCTTATTTATCAGGGAATATCATTTTCGCGGATTATCTCAATATTATGTTTCTGCCCAATATGGGTGAAACCACCATTTTCACGCTGGCACTGGTGGGAGCGGTTATCGGTTTTTTCTGGTACAATACCTACCCCGCGCAGGTTTTTATGGGCGATACCGGAAGCTTGATGTTGGGAGGTGTAATCGCCGTGCTCGCCATTATTTTGAGAAAAGAGCTTTTAATCCCGGTTTTGTGCGGAATTTTCTTAGTTGAAAATCTATCGGTAATGCTGCAGGTTGCCGTTTTTAAATACAGAAAAAGAAAATACGGCCTGGAATACGCGCAAACTCACAGATTGTTTAAAATGTCGCCGCTGCATCATCATTACCAGAAAGAAGGTTATCATGAAAGCAAAATTGTGAACCGCATGGTGATCATCGGGGTTTTGTTCGCGATTATTTGTTTAATTACTCTTAAAGTCAGATAA